In Myxococcus stipitatus, the following are encoded in one genomic region:
- a CDS encoding response regulator has protein sequence METLLVVDDELGILEALADLLREEGYQVLTATHGAEALARMGERRPDLVLTDWMMPVLDGPALVECIRAEPGWSGVPLLGMSAVDVGALRAQYPGIPFLQKPFDIPSLMRQIRKTLDSQRALSG, from the coding sequence ATGGAGACGCTCCTGGTGGTGGATGACGAGCTGGGCATCCTGGAAGCCCTCGCGGACCTCCTGCGGGAGGAGGGTTACCAGGTGCTGACGGCCACGCATGGCGCGGAGGCCCTGGCGCGGATGGGAGAGCGGCGTCCGGACCTGGTCCTCACGGATTGGATGATGCCGGTGTTGGATGGCCCCGCCCTGGTGGAGTGCATCCGCGCCGAGCCGGGCTGGAGTGGTGTGCCGCTGCTGGGGATGAGCGCGGTGGACGTGGGGGCCCTGCGGGCTCAGTATCCGGGCATCCCCTTCCTCCAGAAGCCCTTCGATATCCCGTCGTTGATGAGGCAGATACGCAAGACCCTGGACAGCCAGCGCGCGCTCTCGGGTTGA
- a CDS encoding RNA polymerase sigma factor — protein sequence MSETNLEQSGQERFEAAMEPLLPRLHRFCLALCRSRQEAEDLLQDTLVRAYLSGDAREPGSRLGWLCRIARNQFLENRRSLARRRSLLESVMEGASAVMGSLFAGGVEQPDPEARLCRSEEAELLLGCLHALPEKFRLVVLLCDVEDLPYEEVSRVLSLPVGTVKSRHSRGRARLGELFLSAMDRQAHALGEGGRP from the coding sequence GTGTCTGAAACGAATCTGGAACAAAGCGGGCAGGAGCGGTTCGAGGCCGCGATGGAGCCGTTGTTGCCCAGGCTCCATCGCTTCTGTCTCGCCTTGTGCCGAAGCCGGCAGGAGGCGGAGGACCTGCTCCAGGACACGCTGGTGCGGGCCTATCTGAGCGGAGACGCACGCGAGCCCGGCTCCCGGCTGGGCTGGTTGTGCCGCATCGCGCGCAACCAGTTCCTGGAGAACCGCCGGTCGCTGGCGCGGCGCCGCTCGCTGCTGGAGTCGGTGATGGAGGGCGCGTCGGCGGTGATGGGTTCGCTCTTCGCGGGAGGCGTGGAGCAGCCGGACCCGGAGGCCCGGTTGTGCCGCTCCGAGGAAGCGGAGTTGTTGCTCGGGTGCCTGCATGCGCTGCCGGAGAAGTTCCGACTGGTGGTGCTGCTGTGCGATGTGGAGGACCTGCCCTATGAGGAGGTGTCCCGGGTGCTGTCGCTGCCCGTCGGCACGGTGAAGAGTCGACACTCCCGGGGCCGCGCGAGGCTGGGGGAGTTGTTCCTGTCGGCCATGGACCGGCAGGCTCATGCTCTTGGTGAGGGAGGCCGCCCATGA
- a CDS encoding SulP family inorganic anion transporter, with product MQGIQSNVSHSPESLGQTSWRQDLVSGFLVFLLALPLCLGIAMASGFPPVAGIITAVVGGLLSSWVGSAGLTIKGPAAGLIVIALGAVTELGGGDGVLGYRRALAAIVVAACFQVLFALLRAGRLGDLFPSAVVHGMLAAIGVTICAKQAHVLLGVSPVAKEPLGLLAEIPASAARLNPEIAFIGALGLVLLFGHAALVKRVAWLKRVPAPLLVLAVAVPLGLMFDLEHAHTFTFSHTLFTVGPNHLVNLPDNLLTAVTFPDFSAVLTPKGLKYVAMFALVGSVESLLTVKAVDLMDPLKRRSDLDRDLFATGLGNLAAGLLGGLPMISEVVRSTANLGYGARSRWSNFFHGLFLLLFVAFVPGLIHRIPLAALAGMLIFTGVRLASPGELVKAYRVGSEQVLIFCVTMVVTLASDLLVGVASGIVLKTGIHLLNGASPRELFRPDIQEQVRADAVVLHVRGAAVFTNFLTLKKQLALHAEAPCIEVDLTEARLVDHTVMQRLHEMAEEHSRQGRRLQVLGLERHRGLSTHPLSARKKVPGGDLELTP from the coding sequence ATGCAAGGCATTCAGTCCAATGTCAGTCATTCCCCTGAGTCCCTGGGGCAAACATCCTGGAGACAGGACCTGGTCTCGGGTTTTCTCGTCTTCCTGCTGGCGTTGCCGTTGTGTCTGGGTATCGCGATGGCCAGCGGCTTTCCGCCGGTGGCGGGCATCATCACGGCGGTGGTGGGAGGGCTGCTCTCGTCCTGGGTGGGGAGCGCCGGGCTGACCATCAAGGGGCCCGCGGCGGGGCTCATCGTCATCGCGCTGGGAGCGGTGACAGAGCTGGGGGGTGGAGACGGCGTGCTCGGCTACCGGAGGGCGCTGGCGGCCATCGTGGTGGCCGCGTGCTTCCAGGTGCTCTTCGCGCTCTTGCGCGCGGGGAGGCTGGGGGACCTGTTCCCCTCGGCGGTGGTCCACGGGATGCTGGCGGCCATCGGCGTCACCATCTGCGCCAAGCAGGCGCATGTGCTGCTCGGGGTGTCACCCGTGGCGAAAGAGCCGCTGGGGCTCCTGGCGGAGATTCCCGCCAGCGCGGCGCGGCTCAATCCGGAGATTGCCTTCATTGGAGCGCTGGGCCTCGTGTTGTTGTTCGGACACGCGGCCCTCGTAAAGCGCGTGGCATGGCTGAAGCGTGTGCCGGCGCCGCTGCTGGTGCTGGCGGTCGCGGTGCCCCTGGGGCTGATGTTCGACCTGGAGCACGCGCACACCTTCACGTTCTCTCACACGCTCTTCACGGTGGGGCCCAACCACCTGGTGAACCTGCCGGACAACCTGCTCACCGCCGTCACGTTCCCGGACTTCTCCGCGGTGCTGACGCCCAAGGGACTCAAGTACGTCGCCATGTTCGCGCTGGTGGGCAGCGTGGAGTCGCTGCTCACCGTCAAGGCGGTGGACCTGATGGACCCGCTGAAGCGGCGCTCGGACCTGGACCGGGACTTGTTCGCCACGGGCCTGGGCAACCTCGCCGCGGGCCTGCTGGGTGGGCTGCCGATGATTTCGGAGGTGGTCCGCAGCACCGCGAACCTGGGCTATGGCGCCAGGAGCCGGTGGTCCAACTTCTTCCACGGCCTGTTCCTGCTGCTGTTCGTGGCCTTCGTGCCGGGACTCATCCACCGGATTCCGCTGGCCGCGCTCGCGGGCATGCTCATCTTCACGGGCGTCCGGCTGGCGTCGCCCGGGGAGCTGGTGAAGGCGTACCGCGTGGGCTCGGAGCAGGTGCTCATCTTCTGCGTCACGATGGTCGTCACGCTGGCCTCGGACCTGTTGGTGGGCGTGGCCTCGGGCATCGTCCTGAAGACGGGCATCCACCTGCTCAACGGAGCCTCGCCCCGGGAGCTGTTCCGGCCCGACATCCAGGAGCAGGTGCGAGCGGACGCGGTGGTGCTGCACGTGCGCGGCGCGGCGGTGTTCACCAACTTCCTGACGCTCAAGAAGCAGCTGGCCCTTCACGCGGAGGCGCCCTGCATCGAGGTCGACCTGACGGAAGCCCGGCTGGTGGACCACACGGTGATGCAGCGGCTGCATGAAATGGCGGAGGAGCACTCGCGACAGGGACGGCGGCTCCAGGTGCTGGGATTGGAGCGGCACCGGGGGCTGTCCACGCATCCGCTCTCCGCGCGCAAGAAGGTGCCGGGCGGAGACCTGGAGCTCACGCCATGA